The Salvia miltiorrhiza cultivar Shanhuang (shh) chromosome 2, IMPLAD_Smil_shh, whole genome shotgun sequence DNA window cgtagatttagttaatgaatttactaccctaggatcagtagtcttttatatttgatttttcctacgtgtttttaattattgttatttgcgttttagtttaagttaattaaaccttatttctttcgtttgcctgaatattactagagtttaattaggattacttagagtgattcgctataatagtccatgtggatacgatactcggttactatttatgtgctacaattacaccgtgttagttgcggtaatttgttgctaataatttagtgatcaacggcccataacggtgttaagtcagaggggccgatctgcaccgttttttttagttcgggggccaatttgcacacacagttagtaaggggattgaaacgctctaagggcctccacttgaggggcctatctgcaccttaacccttaaataaataaggaaagATGATCAAATTTAATCGTTGTTAATGAAGGaaacatttataatataacggataTTTAGTCACAATGACTCAaataaactagtaagttcggataactccgacttaaccaaaataacataagacttGTGAGTACACAGCGGAATAagggttctgattacatgtatgaagacatgtattcCAGGAgttcaccaatatatatatatatatagggtgtggttctagagagaactacattatttgtgagaacgggagaaccatcaaatctaatgcattcactgtaaaaattaatgcatccgctgttaaaattaatgcactcaaaaaaataaaaaaaaatgctcccttcaggattcgaacccaggatctgcattcatccaacaagatgatgcatccaccgtagatcttgatgatcgaatggctgaaaatggttctccggtcttcttttatttatggttctttcctgaacctctccctatatatatatatatatatatatatatatatatatatatatatatatatatatagggggccgctccaatgaaaccccctaattttagtgagatctaggacacgatctggtgcgtttattttatcaatcatatggctgatattgtatctggagggtgattttttttcgcagggttcgaatcctggagggagcagaatattttaaattttgttattcatcagtatatactgcattgttcatcagtatatacggccctgttcatgaGTATacatgtcttattcattacgaattttttaaattttatttttcatctgtatatacatcttgttcattagatatacgttttgttcattagtattatatgtcttattcattgtactcatgttacacgaaaaatatggggtctcactggagcgcgcccctatatatatatatatataagacaaaagaaatctcgctcgtcacttcatcaccaccgacagctgctcaacctgtatatttagaaatatatgcagggctgaatACAAAAGTACtaagtgggcacgtatgccaaAGTATATCGATACATGCTaaataaaactgtaaattgtcatgccatcataaacagtataGCAAGTGAGTTTTCGTTAAAAGGAGCCCAAGCATACTAAagtcatttgtgattcttaaaattGGTCTGAttagactaagttctcttgtaatctatcatatctgtaACTGAGTGCCGGAGAGGTgaccacctctcacggacacttgaccgaccaacccgctagatgactcacggtcactggtgtagaCTAGCCCTGACAGGATAGTTGTctactgctcaggacccgaattcaattttaataggcagatagatatcatactaaaattgaaacatttatgaaaagacaatagttgaaataattctcagttcaaagattttataacgaaataacttgatcaaatgtaacatttaaatcatttgatatatataaaaataaacccacctgatagcaactcTTGTTGTGGTGCAGTAGCTCTTAGTCTAGTTATTGCTCTCGAgcttgacctttattgcgagaatttaaataagatatttgctcgagcaaaatcctcaaataatgagaatgcgAAATTAgctatgcatgaattattactCCCTTGCTAATATCGATAGactgtaaaataaatctaaattaaatccgtagatttaattcgttcgctgatctaatatttaaattaaatccgcagatttaattctCTTCACAAGCCGAAATAAAATCCACGACTCAAGTAATactaataatagaaataatagcTCTATTGCAATtgataaataacatgacttcgctaagtcagttataattccGGAATTACTAATTATTGACTGATTCAATAATTCACATCGCGGTTATCACACGGGAAGCTAAATACATGAAAATAAGATAATAACTCTGcttcaaataatataaaatccAGTTTCCTAAGCTGAAATCAAAACATAGATAATCACTGGGTTTCATTATTGAAAgatgcaataaataattatcgcattactggttttaaatataatttaaagagCGGGTTATTTCATGCTAcccccctcttaacaaaaatttcatcCCAAAATTTgtatatctctgctaaaacagttcgaggtatttttctttcatcttatCTTCAAACtcccataagactttcactgatgtgattgccttatttcTGAGTTGTTGTACCTTCCGATCCAAAATGGCctcgggtctttcttcatagctcaagtctgggctaaggatcatctcttccTGGTGgatcacgtgctttggatcgaaaacgtacttcCTGAGTTGCGATACGTAAAAAAcgttgtggacgtttccaaaacttgatggtaacgccaacctataggacACTGGACCTATCCTCTCCAGAATCTCATAAGGTCCCACaaatcggggtctaagtttttccttgacaccaaacctagttatctcCTTGGagggagatacctttaggaagaccttgtctcctatttcaaaatgtaactcggttcggcgtgcatcagtGTAAGATTTCTACCTATCTTGTGCCTCCTTTATTCGtcctctaatctggcggattatctcaatcatctcactgaccatgtctggtcctaaaagtTTCCTCTCGCCCACTTTATCCCAGTAAATTAAAGTGGTGATCTGCACTTCCTCCCATACAACACCTCGTAAGGCgccatatcaatggtcgcctgataactattattgtaggcaaactcgatcaacggcagcactaATTCCCAACTTCCGTCTCTGTCTAACACCATTGTTCTTAACAagtcttcgagggtctgaattgtcctttcggattgcccatctgtctgtgggtggaaggcggtgctgaactttatagcctcgtgcctaactctttCTGCAAGCTCATacaaaatctagatgtgaacttCGAGTTTCGATCTGAAGTAATCGACACGAGCATGCCGTGTAAGCGCACAATCTCCAGGACATACAattgagctagcttgtctgatccATATGTGAttggtattggtataaaatttcCAAAGTTGAGGCAATAATCAAggctagggatgtcaaaaaagcccgaaatcGACGGGTCGACCAGAATAGATCGATAAAAAAAggagggttagggctgaaaatttttagcccaaaaaaaatttagcccgtATGGCTCGAatcgaaaatagcccgagcccaaTAGGAttggcccgaaaaccgagtgggttggcccgattaaccgaacactttcttaattcgataataacattttgatgcttgtagaatatgttttgattttttcctacagttaataacaaacatctatgatataaaagtcaaagaaaaatagtcatttatgttaaatctataCAAAATTTTTTGTCGGAAACGaagttaaaattagatattatgtaaaatttacgttaaaataacactaatttttgtatctgaACCAAGGcgaaatgtcttgatttaaaaaacacgacatatttttattacaaaaatatgattatttataaaaaaaattaaacatataaaaaaatcgtaaactTGCAGGTCCGAACGGGCTAGCctgaaaccgagtgggttagggttagggtcgaaaaattttaacccaaaaaataaaaaaaaaaccgattagcccgaaccgaaaataacctGAAATCGAATAGGCTGgtccgattgacatccctaatcaaGGCCTTTAATTAGCGGACGTGATACATTAGAAtgctataaaaaaaattaattaagttgtgATCTTCTATTGATGACATTTTGATACTACatctaataaattttaaataagtaTATTTGATGAATTTAAGCTCTAACTTGTGAATTTTGATGACAACGAAGTGGATCTCAGTTGATAGTAAACTATTCCTTCAATCACTATAAAAGGAAAATGAGAAACTATTATAACTGCTCttttgaaaaaagaaatgaaaaacttTTGAATCTCCAAAGCAGTGAAATGGAAATGCAAGAAGAGAGAGCAGCGGGCCAACCAATAATAAAACCTGCATGTCATTGTTGCTGACGTTGActtaagtaattaaattaattttgatgcGAAACATGAAtggttaatttaattatttatataatcctCTAAACGATGTTGTCGCCctctaatcataaaaaaaatgatcgTTAGCCCGCCATTCTTGAAGATGCGAAGCGATGAGACAAGTCTGGCATAGTGCATAAATTTGTATTAAATGATAAAGCTATTCTTGTAGTTGAGGCGGTCAGATTGGGTTGGGtgatatatacatatagttCCCCTAGGTAGTGAGAAACGTAGAATTCGAGTTGAAAAATGGAAGCCACATTTGGGTTAATCCTAAGCAGCATAGTTGTAGCAGCATCACTTACATGGGCTGCGAAGCTGCTAAATACGTTCTGGCTTCGCCCGAGAAAGATCGAGAAGCTTCTGAGAGAACAAGGTCTGGGCGGGAATCCTTACAGATTGATCGTGGGAGACATGACTGACTTTATGAAATCCATCAACGAAGAACAGCCTAAATCCATCGAAATCTCGGACGCGCATATGCCTCATGTTCTTGCATACGAGCATCGGATCATCTCCACGTACGGTACGAATATAATTGATGCTAAAATGAATGACgtgaataaattaattcaatCCGTATTATCAGGTGGTGGCAACTGTTTCTACTGGTTGGGTCCGTGGGCGCGGCTGGTGGTGACTGATCCGGAGCTCATAAAGGAGATAGTGCGGAGATTTGATGTTTTCGTGAGGCCCTTTCCAGAACTAACGAGGACCCTCGTTGGCGGCGGCCTTCTGTCTGCCGAGGGGGAAGAATGGGTTAAACGCAGGAAGATTGTGGACCATGCTTTCCATGTCGACAAGTTGAAAGTAAGTACGTACTCTTATTCTTTGATCATCACGATTTAATTTGTTTGTTTGGGCAGGATATGGCGCCGCGAATAGTTTTAAGTTGTTCCTTGATGATTCAAAAGTTGAAGGCTGCGGCTGCTACTAGTTGCGAACTCGATGTCTGGCCATTCATTGAAGATCTAACCGGCGATGTGATTTCGCGCGCAGCATTCGGCAGCAGCTATGAACAAGGAACACGGGTGTTTGAGCTCATACGTCAGAGAGTAGACCTCACCATGCCACTACTGCAGTTTTTCTATCTGCCAGGATATAAGTAACATACTGcatgtttgattaatttatatatatatatgattatgaCCTCATCAATTTAATCATGCACCTACAGATATCTTCCCACCAAATCAAATCGGAAGGTGAAAGCCATTAGCAGTGAGATGAAAACCATACTAAGAGGCGTGATCCACATGAGGGAGAAGGCGATGGAGAGGGGAGAAGACGTTCCCAAAGACGACTTGCTGGGCATCCTAATGGAGAATTCCAAGAATGGAGGATTGATGAGCATTGAAGATGTGATCGAGGAGTGCGAGCTCTTCTACTTGGCCGGTTCAAAGACAGTTGCCGGTCTGCTGGTGTGGACGCTCGTCATGCTCTGCGCCTACCCGGAATGGCAAACTCAAGCAAGGGAAGAAGTCAATCGAGTTTTCGGCAACTCGGAGCCAGCTCTTCAAGGCCTACATCACCTCAAAATTGTAAGAatgatgataattaattaattcaacatctatATCTCTGTCTCATCTTTAATTCATTCATTCAGGTGACCATGATCCTCCAAGAAGTGCTACGGTTGTACCCCACGAATGCTGTGATTTATCGATGCTCTTCAGAGGAGGTGAAGGTCGGAAATGTGACAATTCCAGCAGGGGTGCATTTGTCACTGCTCATAGGGCTTATCCAAACTGATCCCAAGATTTGGGGAGACGACGTCAACAAGTTCAACCCTGAGAGGTTCGCACAAGGGGTCGCCAAGGCCACCAACAACCAACCAGTCTTCACACCCTTCAGTTCGGGGCCTCGCATGTGCATCGGCCACAACTTCGCCATGATTGAAGCTAAATTAGCTATCGCGACGCTTCTGCAGCATTTCTCCTTTCAGCTCTCGCCCTCTTATAAGCACGCTCCTTTCGCCCTTTATAAATTGCGACCACAGTACGGCGCTCCACTTATCTTACGCCCTCTTCACTAGATACTACCCATGTCTCAAACCCATCTctctacttatatatatatttatgagcTTTTTATGTAATTTCCCACATGCATGCTTGTATATATCCATCATCAATAATATCAATTCAATCAATAACTATATATTATGAAAGACTCTTCTTTTACAAAATTTCATTTTGCTTATTATGTCCTCACTCCATTCATAGTTCTATTTTTGAACAttttctatcacatggtgggcaaccactcacaatataataagAGTGGACTTCATAAATGTCCAAATTgcaatagtaaaaataaaaactatccactatataagataaaacaaactTAAAATTTAGCCACACATACCATTAAATTATCCATtaattttttagttgtgaattcgagtttttgaGCTCGAATTCATAATCAagactatttatagttgtgacttctagttttaaaacttgaattcacaaccaagacttttgctagttgtgaataattatagctttaaaactcgaatttatAACCAATTTATAttcgagttgtgaattctagttttaaatcTCGGATTCAAAACCAAGACAACTAATTGTTAATTcaaagctttaaaactcgaattcacaaccaatctaTATTagagttgtgaattcgagttttaaaactcgaatttacaaccaagacaattagttgtgaatttgatctttaaaacttaaattcacaaccaatactagcGATTCAGCTGTGAATTATGTGGTTCGAAAACAAGGTTCCTACTCCACGGTCAGATGATCAATCTGACAAGTACTCCGGGCTAATGTTtgaggtgcactgcaaacctaccAACACCACTCTTGATTTGGATTTTACACTTAGCGCGCCCCGATACTCTCGTGCCCACACAGCGAAACACTAAGGTCTTTGGAGTCAGAAcctgtaatgacccgacttttaattgaggatttaaaatcttctaatgacagattaaggatttattatgataattagggttcggcatccataaataaaatacagacttatatgaatttgatgatttatatacgtgatgagttattttatttttgtttccagtgaacgatgcactcaaaatatatttt harbors:
- the LOC131012128 gene encoding cytochrome P450 72A552-like isoform X2: MFLHTSIGSSPRGGNCFYWLGPWARLVVTDPELIKEIVRRFDVFVRPFPELTRTLVGGGLLSAEGEEWVKRRKIVDHAFHVDKLKDMAPRIVLSCSLMIQKLKAAAATSCELDVWPFIEDLTGDVISRAAFGSSYEQGTRVFELIRQRVDLTMPLLQFFYLPGYKYLPTKSNRKVKAISSEMKTILRGVIHMREKAMERGEDVPKDDLLGILMENSKNGGLMSIEDVIEECELFYLAGSKTVAGLLVWTLVMLCAYPEWQTQAREEVNRVFGNSEPALQGLHHLKIVTMILQEVLRLYPTNAVIYRCSSEEVKVGNVTIPAGVHLSLLIGLIQTDPKIWGDDVNKFNPERFAQGVAKATNNQPVFTPFSSGPRMCIGHNFAMIEAKLAIATLLQHFSFQLSPSYKHAPFALYKLRPQYGAPLILRPLH
- the LOC131012128 gene encoding cytochrome P450 CYP72A219-like isoform X1, coding for MEATFGLILSSIVVAASLTWAAKLLNTFWLRPRKIEKLLREQGLGGNPYRLIVGDMTDFMKSINEEQPKSIEISDAHMPHVLAYEHRIISTYGGGNCFYWLGPWARLVVTDPELIKEIVRRFDVFVRPFPELTRTLVGGGLLSAEGEEWVKRRKIVDHAFHVDKLKDMAPRIVLSCSLMIQKLKAAAATSCELDVWPFIEDLTGDVISRAAFGSSYEQGTRVFELIRQRVDLTMPLLQFFYLPGYKYLPTKSNRKVKAISSEMKTILRGVIHMREKAMERGEDVPKDDLLGILMENSKNGGLMSIEDVIEECELFYLAGSKTVAGLLVWTLVMLCAYPEWQTQAREEVNRVFGNSEPALQGLHHLKIVTMILQEVLRLYPTNAVIYRCSSEEVKVGNVTIPAGVHLSLLIGLIQTDPKIWGDDVNKFNPERFAQGVAKATNNQPVFTPFSSGPRMCIGHNFAMIEAKLAIATLLQHFSFQLSPSYKHAPFALYKLRPQYGAPLILRPLH